One window from the genome of Nicotiana sylvestris chromosome 9, ASM39365v2, whole genome shotgun sequence encodes:
- the LOC104222865 gene encoding protein PIN-LIKES 3-like isoform X1, translating into MSIEELFLLALMPVLKTLLIAVVGLFLALDRISILTAEARHHLNNLVFYIFFPAICASGVIGSSTETGIFSLWFIPVSILITFLVGSALGWILVKITRAPRHLHGLVIGCCAGGNMGNLPVIIIPAICAEKNNPFGDPSTCSKNGMGYVTLSMGIGAIGIWSFVYKIIWAYGKRDDRDVSVYSKLRENQHGETSKESLDSITRALLPNSNSNSKYDEASAMVETKVSIPIIIEKKVKSLLEYVDLSVVFRPPTIATIVGIIIASVSPIQNIMVGDRAPLRFVESSVVLLGDAAIPSMTIIMGANLLRGFKRSGVGIWLLIGIIVVRFVFLPIIGVGVITVAKNLGIVGSDPLYHFVILLQYAVPPAMAIGTITQLFEIGETECSVIMFWNYAVASIALTLWCTYFMWILS; encoded by the exons ATGAGCATTGAGGAATTGTTTTTGCTGGCATTAATGCCTGTTCTGAAAACGCTCTTGATTGCTGTTGTTGGCTTATTTCTTGCCTTGGATCGTATTAGTATTTTGACTGCAGAAGCGCGGCACCATCTGAATAAT CTTGTATTCTATATCTTCTTTCCAGCGATTTGTGCTAGTGGTGTCATTGGTTCAAGCACAGAAACAGGCATATTTTCTTT GTGGTTCATCCCAGTGAGTATTCTTATTACATTTCTCGTTGGATCAGCTCTCGGGTGGATACTTGTCAAAATCACTAGAGCACCTCGGCATTTGCATGGCCTTGTTATTGGTTGTTGCGCTGGAG GAAACATGGGGAACTTGCCTGTCATTATAATCCCAGCCATCTGTGCAGAGAAAAACAATCCATTTGGAGATCCATCGACGTGCTCTAAAAATGGAATGGGTTATGTAACCCTCTCTATGGGG ATAGGAGCTATTGGCATCTGGTCGTTCGTATATAAAATCATATGGGCATATGGAAAGAGGGATGACAGGGATGTCTCAGTCTACTccaaattaagagaaaatcagcACGGTGAAACGTCGAAAGAATCCTTGGATAGTATTACGAGAGCATTACTTCCAAATAGTAACTCGAACTCCAAGTATGATGAAGCTTCAGCTATGGTCGAAACTAAG GTTTCAATACCTATTATCATCGAGAAGAAGGTGAAATCATTGCTGGAATATGTCGACTTGAGTGTGGTTTTCAGACCGCCTACAATTGCAACG ATTGTTGGCATTATAATTGCTTCTGTCTCTCCCATCCAAAATATCATGGTTGGCGACCGTGCTCCACTTCGTTTCGTTGAGAGTTCTGTTGTTTTGCTAGG GGATGCAGCAATTCCATCCATGACTATAATAATGGGCGCAAATCTTCTAAGGG GTTTCAAGAGATCAGGAGTTGGTATTTGGCTTCTTATTGGGATCATTGTTGTTCGATTCGTTTTCTTGCCTATCATTGGTGTTGGTGTTATTACAGTTGCAAAAAATCTCGGCATTGTGGGATCAGATCCTTTATATCATTTTGTTATTCTGCTGCAATATGCAGTTCCACCTGCAATGGCCATAG GTACTATCACACAGTTGTTTGAAATTGGTGAGACTGAATGTTCTGTTATCATGTTCTGGAATTACGCCGTGGCATCAATCGCATTGACGCTTTGGTGCACATACTTTATGTGGATCCTATCCTGA
- the LOC104222865 gene encoding protein PIN-LIKES 1-like isoform X2 has protein sequence MSIEELFLLALMPVLKTLLIAVVGLFLALDRISILTAEARHHLNNLVFYIFFPAICASGVIGSSTETGIFSLWFIPVSILITFLVGSALGWILVKITRAPRHLHGLVIGCCAGGNMGNLPVIIIPAICAEKNNPFGDPSTCSKNGMGYVTLSMGIGAIGIWSFVYKIIWAYGKRDDRDVSVYSKLRENQHGETSKESLDSITRALLPNSNSNSKYDEASAMVETKVSIPIIIEKKVKSLLEYVDLSVVFRPPTIATGCSNSIHDYNNGRKSSKGFQEIRSWYLASYWDHCCSIRFLAYHWCWCYYSCKKSRHCGIRSFISFCYSAAICSSTCNGHRYYHTVV, from the exons ATGAGCATTGAGGAATTGTTTTTGCTGGCATTAATGCCTGTTCTGAAAACGCTCTTGATTGCTGTTGTTGGCTTATTTCTTGCCTTGGATCGTATTAGTATTTTGACTGCAGAAGCGCGGCACCATCTGAATAAT CTTGTATTCTATATCTTCTTTCCAGCGATTTGTGCTAGTGGTGTCATTGGTTCAAGCACAGAAACAGGCATATTTTCTTT GTGGTTCATCCCAGTGAGTATTCTTATTACATTTCTCGTTGGATCAGCTCTCGGGTGGATACTTGTCAAAATCACTAGAGCACCTCGGCATTTGCATGGCCTTGTTATTGGTTGTTGCGCTGGAG GAAACATGGGGAACTTGCCTGTCATTATAATCCCAGCCATCTGTGCAGAGAAAAACAATCCATTTGGAGATCCATCGACGTGCTCTAAAAATGGAATGGGTTATGTAACCCTCTCTATGGGG ATAGGAGCTATTGGCATCTGGTCGTTCGTATATAAAATCATATGGGCATATGGAAAGAGGGATGACAGGGATGTCTCAGTCTACTccaaattaagagaaaatcagcACGGTGAAACGTCGAAAGAATCCTTGGATAGTATTACGAGAGCATTACTTCCAAATAGTAACTCGAACTCCAAGTATGATGAAGCTTCAGCTATGGTCGAAACTAAG GTTTCAATACCTATTATCATCGAGAAGAAGGTGAAATCATTGCTGGAATATGTCGACTTGAGTGTGGTTTTCAGACCGCCTACAATTGCAACG GGATGCAGCAATTCCATCCATGACTATAATAATGGGCGCAAATCTTCTAAGGG GTTTCAAGAGATCAGGAGTTGGTATTTGGCTTCTTATTGGGATCATTGTTGTTCGATTCGTTTTCTTGCCTATCATTGGTGTTGGTGTTATTACAGTTGCAAAAAATCTCGGCATTGTGGGATCAGATCCTTTATATCATTTTGTTATTCTGCTGCAATATGCAGTTCCACCTGCAATGGCCATAG GTACTATCACACAGTTGTTTGA
- the LOC104222865 gene encoding protein PIN-LIKES 3-like isoform X3, whose protein sequence is MWFIPVSILITFLVGSALGWILVKITRAPRHLHGLVIGCCAGGNMGNLPVIIIPAICAEKNNPFGDPSTCSKNGMGYVTLSMGIGAIGIWSFVYKIIWAYGKRDDRDVSVYSKLRENQHGETSKESLDSITRALLPNSNSNSKYDEASAMVETKVSIPIIIEKKVKSLLEYVDLSVVFRPPTIATIVGIIIASVSPIQNIMVGDRAPLRFVESSVVLLGDAAIPSMTIIMGANLLRGFKRSGVGIWLLIGIIVVRFVFLPIIGVGVITVAKNLGIVGSDPLYHFVILLQYAVPPAMAIGTITQLFEIGETECSVIMFWNYAVASIALTLWCTYFMWILS, encoded by the exons AT GTGGTTCATCCCAGTGAGTATTCTTATTACATTTCTCGTTGGATCAGCTCTCGGGTGGATACTTGTCAAAATCACTAGAGCACCTCGGCATTTGCATGGCCTTGTTATTGGTTGTTGCGCTGGAG GAAACATGGGGAACTTGCCTGTCATTATAATCCCAGCCATCTGTGCAGAGAAAAACAATCCATTTGGAGATCCATCGACGTGCTCTAAAAATGGAATGGGTTATGTAACCCTCTCTATGGGG ATAGGAGCTATTGGCATCTGGTCGTTCGTATATAAAATCATATGGGCATATGGAAAGAGGGATGACAGGGATGTCTCAGTCTACTccaaattaagagaaaatcagcACGGTGAAACGTCGAAAGAATCCTTGGATAGTATTACGAGAGCATTACTTCCAAATAGTAACTCGAACTCCAAGTATGATGAAGCTTCAGCTATGGTCGAAACTAAG GTTTCAATACCTATTATCATCGAGAAGAAGGTGAAATCATTGCTGGAATATGTCGACTTGAGTGTGGTTTTCAGACCGCCTACAATTGCAACG ATTGTTGGCATTATAATTGCTTCTGTCTCTCCCATCCAAAATATCATGGTTGGCGACCGTGCTCCACTTCGTTTCGTTGAGAGTTCTGTTGTTTTGCTAGG GGATGCAGCAATTCCATCCATGACTATAATAATGGGCGCAAATCTTCTAAGGG GTTTCAAGAGATCAGGAGTTGGTATTTGGCTTCTTATTGGGATCATTGTTGTTCGATTCGTTTTCTTGCCTATCATTGGTGTTGGTGTTATTACAGTTGCAAAAAATCTCGGCATTGTGGGATCAGATCCTTTATATCATTTTGTTATTCTGCTGCAATATGCAGTTCCACCTGCAATGGCCATAG GTACTATCACACAGTTGTTTGAAATTGGTGAGACTGAATGTTCTGTTATCATGTTCTGGAATTACGCCGTGGCATCAATCGCATTGACGCTTTGGTGCACATACTTTATGTGGATCCTATCCTGA